From the genome of Virgibacillus siamensis, one region includes:
- a CDS encoding glycine C-acetyltransferase, which produces MTSKVLHTFLEENIDDLKQRGLYNEIDPVQGANGPVITLDGKKLINLSSNNYLGLATDERLKEVAKEAVDSHGVGAGAVRTINGTLDLHIELEKKLAEFKGTEAVISFQSGFNCNMAAISAVMDKNDAILSDALNHASIIDGCRLSKAKIIPFEHSNMDDLRQKAKNAVESGQYNKIMVITDGVFSMDGDIAKLPEVVEIAEEFDLITYVDDAHGSGVLGNGAGTVKHFNLQDKVDFQMGTLSKAIGVIGGYVAGKAELIDWLKVRSRPFLFSTAVTPADAAASTKAVELLLESTDLNEKLWENGDYLKAGLEKLGFDIGNSETPITPCIIGDEKNAQKFSKRLYEEGVYAKSIVFPTVPRGTGRVRNMPTAAHTKEMLDEAIAVYEKVGKEMGLI; this is translated from the coding sequence ATGACAAGTAAAGTACTGCATACATTTCTCGAGGAAAATATTGATGATTTAAAACAACGCGGTCTCTACAATGAAATCGATCCAGTGCAAGGGGCAAATGGTCCGGTCATTACGCTTGACGGGAAAAAACTGATTAACCTTTCTTCCAATAACTATCTTGGACTCGCAACGGACGAACGTTTGAAGGAAGTTGCCAAGGAAGCAGTTGATTCGCACGGGGTAGGTGCAGGTGCTGTCCGCACGATTAATGGCACACTGGATTTACATATAGAATTGGAAAAGAAGCTTGCGGAATTTAAGGGAACGGAGGCGGTTATTTCGTTCCAGTCCGGTTTTAACTGTAATATGGCCGCAATTTCAGCGGTTATGGATAAAAACGATGCGATTCTTTCCGATGCATTGAACCATGCGTCGATTATTGACGGATGCAGACTATCCAAGGCGAAGATTATTCCATTCGAACATTCTAATATGGACGATCTGCGGCAAAAGGCGAAAAATGCCGTTGAATCCGGACAATACAATAAAATAATGGTCATAACCGATGGTGTCTTTTCCATGGACGGTGACATTGCCAAATTGCCGGAAGTTGTAGAAATTGCCGAGGAATTTGATTTGATTACGTATGTTGATGATGCCCATGGTTCAGGAGTGCTTGGTAATGGAGCCGGAACTGTTAAGCATTTTAATCTGCAGGATAAAGTGGATTTTCAAATGGGAACATTGTCAAAAGCAATTGGTGTCATCGGTGGATATGTCGCTGGAAAAGCGGAATTGATTGACTGGCTGAAAGTTCGTTCACGTCCATTTTTGTTCTCAACGGCAGTAACACCGGCGGACGCAGCCGCAAGTACGAAAGCAGTTGAATTGCTGCTTGAATCAACCGATCTCAATGAAAAGCTATGGGAGAACGGTGATTATTTGAAGGCTGGTCTGGAGAAACTCGGTTTTGATATTGGAAACAGCGAAACACCAATTACACCATGCATTATCGGCGACGAAAAGAATGCGCAAAAGTTCAGTAAACGGTTGTATGAAGAGGGTGTTTACGCAAAATCGATTGTTTTCCCGACTGTGCCAAGAGGTACAGGGCGCGTCCGCAACATGCCGACCGCTGCACATACGAAGGAAATGCTCGATGAAGCAATCGCTGTATATGAAAAAGTTGGAAAAGAAATGGGTCTCATCTAA
- a CDS encoding ABC transporter permease, whose translation MIKELFKKPLFVIGFSYIALLFLASMIHWFYGAPVPEYDLLYEDHKLTGAAPHSPSELPPLGSDRFGKDYLYLLLKGAKMTIGFAFVAAVLRMIFSTGIGLFYAFFLKRANKFITGLTEAFQYLPTALLAYVILKPVLIQDEFTRTFTEGFWERMVFELLIFVIIALPTISVLIGNETKMILEREFITGARVIGAGRWHTLKKHVMPHLAPKLWINFGQQVIQVLVLLVHLGLLKLFLGGTLKHHLMDNGFESLTAEWSGLIGYSYAYLDIQPWLPLVPLGAFAITILAMNYMIEGMKQALIKDTRVRKLRKDAILIERKATPELTKADFEKVS comes from the coding sequence ATGATAAAGGAACTGTTTAAGAAGCCGCTGTTTGTTATCGGATTTTCCTATATTGCATTATTGTTTCTCGCCAGTATGATCCATTGGTTTTATGGTGCTCCGGTACCGGAATATGATCTGCTCTATGAAGATCATAAACTTACCGGGGCTGCACCGCATAGCCCATCCGAACTTCCACCTTTGGGATCGGATCGTTTTGGCAAGGATTATTTATATTTGTTGTTAAAAGGAGCAAAGATGACAATCGGATTTGCCTTTGTTGCCGCGGTTTTACGAATGATTTTTTCAACCGGAATTGGCCTGTTTTATGCGTTTTTTCTAAAGCGGGCCAACAAATTTATTACCGGATTGACGGAGGCATTTCAATATTTGCCGACAGCCTTGCTTGCTTATGTCATATTGAAGCCTGTATTGATCCAGGATGAATTTACCCGGACATTTACGGAAGGGTTCTGGGAACGGATGGTCTTTGAACTGCTCATTTTTGTCATTATTGCACTGCCGACAATCTCTGTTCTGATTGGAAATGAAACGAAAATGATTCTGGAGCGTGAGTTTATTACAGGGGCACGTGTGATTGGTGCCGGACGCTGGCATACTCTGAAAAAGCACGTCATGCCGCACTTAGCCCCGAAACTTTGGATTAATTTCGGCCAACAGGTGATTCAGGTGCTTGTATTGCTTGTGCATCTTGGCTTATTGAAACTATTTCTGGGCGGAACATTGAAACATCATCTGATGGATAATGGGTTTGAATCATTAACAGCAGAATGGTCCGGACTGATTGGTTATTCTTACGCATATCTTGATATCCAGCCATGGCTGCCGCTGGTACCACTTGGAGCATTTGCTATAACCATTCTGGCAATGAATTATATGATCGAGGGCATGAAACAGGCATTAATCAAAGATACACGCGTTCGTAAATTACGAAAAGATGCAATTTTGATTGAGAGGAAAGCAACGCCGGAATTGACAAAAGCGGATTTTGAGAAAGTGTCATAA
- a CDS encoding ABC transporter permease subunit yields the protein MGSFTYRTGVKFILSLIGIFLIGSLPALFNGVHLDFGSYFSQLTAIIPDIVRPWEWTYTIEGISRSLFPKILDPWAYSMTLLFGSFFIAFLAAIVFAYVTLLLPRKLIDGTKFILFSLESLPDVLVIAIFQIAVIWMYQKTGILMFYIAEYGDHQPYTLPIIALSILPTIFMYRIFILDLEEESEQPYVELAKAKGLKHYAVLLKHILRNAIMGIFLHSKFILWIMLSNLLVVEYIFAISGLIQFMISLPTPQIFTIGIILLFVPIFIIMSIGQFIIEKVAVQKVVL from the coding sequence ATGGGAAGTTTTACATATCGGACAGGTGTGAAATTTATTTTAAGTTTAATAGGGATTTTTTTGATAGGGTCTTTACCAGCACTTTTTAATGGGGTTCATCTTGACTTTGGTTCCTATTTCAGCCAATTGACAGCTATAATACCAGACATTGTCCGTCCGTGGGAGTGGACGTATACCATTGAGGGAATCTCCCGGTCATTATTTCCGAAAATACTTGACCCATGGGCATATTCCATGACATTGTTGTTTGGTTCTTTTTTTATCGCTTTTCTTGCAGCGATTGTTTTTGCCTATGTTACGCTGCTGCTTCCAAGAAAATTGATTGATGGGACTAAATTTATATTATTCTCCCTGGAGTCACTGCCGGATGTCCTCGTCATAGCAATTTTTCAGATAGCAGTTATTTGGATGTACCAGAAAACGGGGATTTTAATGTTCTATATTGCTGAATATGGCGACCATCAGCCATATACATTGCCGATTATCGCGTTAAGTATATTGCCGACCATTTTCATGTATCGTATCTTTATACTGGATTTGGAAGAAGAGTCGGAACAGCCGTACGTGGAACTCGCCAAAGCGAAAGGGTTGAAGCACTATGCGGTTTTGCTGAAGCATATTTTGCGCAATGCGATTATGGGTATTTTTCTGCATTCCAAATTCATTCTTTGGATTATGTTGTCCAATCTGCTGGTGGTGGAATATATTTTTGCTATCAGCGGTTTAATCCAATTTATGATCTCATTACCGACTCCGCAAATTTTTACAATTGGAATCATCCTTCTTTTTGTGCCAATTTTTATCATCATGTCTATCGGGCAATTCATCATTGAAAAAGTTGCTGTACAAAAGGTGGTGTTGTAA
- a CDS encoding DUF3899 domain-containing protein translates to MGNKLFTGTFITGVVLSLALSYFIYKSFTLLALINATFIVSLFYLIFGSALFLVQTGFFNGITYSFKRFFRRTKKIDEMIYEVNPQLEEDSYLPKDHYFPICYPILIAGGVFFIISLIAAFMI, encoded by the coding sequence TTGGGTAATAAACTTTTTACAGGCACTTTTATAACGGGGGTTGTTTTAAGCCTTGCACTCTCCTATTTTATATACAAATCCTTTACATTACTTGCGCTTATTAATGCAACTTTTATAGTCAGTTTGTTCTATTTAATCTTTGGTTCTGCATTATTTTTAGTTCAAACCGGGTTTTTTAATGGTATTACGTACAGCTTCAAGCGCTTTTTCCGGCGAACCAAAAAAATTGATGAAATGATTTATGAAGTAAATCCACAGTTGGAAGAGGATAGCTACCTGCCTAAAGATCATTATTTTCCAATTTGTTATCCGATCCTGATTGCCGGTGGTGTATTCTTTATCATAAGTCTCATTGCCGCGTTTATGATTTAG
- a CDS encoding ABC transporter permease codes for MVGYILKRVAYMCLTMLVIITLTFGIVKLLPGTPYQNAAKLTEAQIEALNEQYGLNDPMPVQYVRYLGNVLTGQFGISFQYDGRSVGTIIGNKLPVSAQLGLEAVIVGTLFGIILGAIAALRKGGALDYGTTLFAVLGISVPSFIFAMLLQYVFALKLNILPLAYWTSWQNHVLPVISLAVGFVAIIARYMRTELVEVMGSDYIVTAKAKGLKRSTVITKHSIRNALIPIVTIVGPATASIVTGSLVIEQIFAIPGIGDAFVNAIFTNDYPVIMGTTILFALFFVIAIFLTDLVYGIIDPRIRLAGGDS; via the coding sequence TTGGTAGGATATATCTTAAAACGTGTGGCATATATGTGCCTTACGATGCTAGTCATCATAACTCTAACATTTGGGATTGTTAAATTATTGCCCGGTACTCCATACCAGAATGCCGCGAAATTAACAGAAGCCCAAATTGAAGCATTAAACGAACAATATGGGCTGAATGACCCGATGCCTGTACAATACGTGCGTTATTTAGGAAATGTGCTGACAGGGCAATTTGGAATATCTTTCCAATATGATGGACGTTCTGTGGGGACAATTATTGGAAATAAATTACCGGTTTCGGCTCAGCTTGGACTGGAAGCAGTTATAGTAGGTACATTGTTCGGTATTATTTTGGGTGCAATTGCTGCGCTTAGAAAAGGTGGTGCCCTTGACTATGGAACCACACTGTTTGCAGTTTTGGGGATCTCCGTACCATCCTTTATATTTGCAATGCTGCTGCAGTATGTTTTTGCATTAAAGTTAAACATTCTTCCACTCGCATATTGGACGAGTTGGCAGAACCATGTTCTGCCTGTCATTTCACTGGCGGTAGGTTTTGTTGCGATTATTGCCCGCTACATGAGGACAGAATTGGTAGAAGTTATGGGGTCTGACTATATCGTTACGGCTAAGGCAAAAGGCCTAAAAAGGTCGACGGTAATTACAAAACATTCCATCCGTAACGCGTTGATTCCAATTGTTACGATTGTTGGACCAGCGACTGCCAGCATTGTGACCGGATCACTTGTTATTGAACAAATTTTCGCAATTCCGGGAATTGGTGATGCATTTGTAAATGCTATATTTACAAACGATTACCCGGTTATTATGGGGACAACAATCCTATTTGCGCTGTTTTTCGTTATCGCAATCTTTTTAACTGATTTGGTATATGGAATTATTGATCCTAGAATTCGACTGGCAGGAGGCGATTCATAA
- a CDS encoding NAD-dependent epimerase/dehydratase family protein, protein MKKILVTGAQGQIGSELVTTLRENYGTSNIVATDIKENMNEDGPFEIVDVTNAEDLFSVAKKYEVDTIMHLAALLSARAEAIPQKAWDLNMGGLMNALEVARELNLQIFTPSSIGAFGPATPKKNTPQDTIQRPTTMYGVNKVAGELLCDYYYSRFGVDTRGVRFPGLISYVAPPGGGTTDYAVEIYYEALKNKSYTSYIAENTYMDMMYMPDALNAIMKLMEADSDQLEHRNAFNISSISAAPDDFAREIKKHIPDFEISYNVDPVRQEIADSWPDSIDSTVASKEWGFAPVYNLEGMTKDMLEKLKTK, encoded by the coding sequence ATGAAAAAGATTTTGGTTACAGGCGCACAGGGTCAAATCGGCTCGGAGCTTGTTACAACATTAAGAGAAAACTATGGTACTTCTAATATAGTTGCCACAGATATTAAAGAAAATATGAATGAAGATGGTCCATTCGAGATAGTTGATGTAACGAACGCCGAAGATTTATTTTCGGTTGCCAAAAAATATGAAGTGGATACAATTATGCATCTGGCAGCACTTTTGTCAGCAAGAGCGGAGGCTATTCCGCAGAAAGCATGGGATTTAAATATGGGCGGGCTGATGAATGCTTTGGAAGTTGCCCGGGAACTTAACCTGCAAATTTTCACACCAAGTTCTATAGGCGCGTTCGGTCCGGCAACACCAAAGAAAAATACACCTCAGGATACAATTCAACGTCCCACAACGATGTATGGGGTCAACAAAGTGGCAGGAGAACTGCTTTGTGATTACTATTACAGTCGTTTTGGTGTAGATACTCGCGGCGTCCGTTTTCCTGGTCTGATTTCCTATGTCGCTCCACCAGGCGGCGGTACGACTGACTATGCAGTGGAAATTTATTATGAAGCTCTCAAAAATAAATCATACACTTCTTATATTGCTGAAAATACATATATGGACATGATGTACATGCCGGATGCATTGAATGCAATTATGAAATTGATGGAAGCAGATTCGGATCAACTGGAACACCGTAATGCGTTCAATATTTCCTCTATTTCTGCTGCTCCGGATGATTTTGCGAGGGAAATCAAAAAGCATATACCAGATTTTGAAATATCCTACAACGTGGACCCGGTACGGCAGGAAATTGCCGATAGCTGGCCGGACAGTATCGATTCAACAGTAGCTTCGAAAGAGTGGGGATTTGCCCCGGTGTATAATTTAGAAGGTATGACAAAGGACATGCTGGAAAAATTGAAGACGAAATAA
- a CDS encoding MFS transporter, translated as MNSSHKWSLTLFTIGVFMAGLDNGIISTALTTINDAFNVSASWGAWSITIYTLGIAISVPIVGKLSDKYGRKRLFVTEIALFGVGSLLVAISPSFPILLLSRFIQAIGGGGIFIIGSSHILATMPKDKQGKALGMLGGMHGLSAIIGPNLGAIILNVTGTWQWMFMINIPIAIFLIVAGVITIPESKSATANALDYKGILLLSFAILAMMYGITGMNNESSIFILLFIVVGILLFAGLLFHEHQLEQRGGDPILAYSLLRTRLFQVTLILGLLSGGFLAGIIFIPSYVQQVLQVPVANAGYWLTPMAVASGIGAGLGGVMTDKQGADKTIILSGVIGCIGFVMFPFFVTGFWTFSIASVLAGVGLGILLGAPLNVLAGESARENEQGSALGTLSLTRQIGLTLFPALYAAFIAGGFSKAETLIQNTYGDKVSADLTGSNYNDLAEKITRIADPDIQHKLSEMLSNAIQAGFDRLFLTAGALSILVFATGMFLVTKGKSFYKTRS; from the coding sequence ATGAATTCATCACATAAGTGGTCATTGACCTTGTTTACAATTGGAGTCTTTATGGCTGGGCTTGATAATGGAATAATCAGTACAGCACTAACAACCATAAACGATGCATTTAATGTATCCGCTTCATGGGGTGCATGGAGTATCACCATATATACACTTGGCATCGCCATCAGTGTACCAATTGTGGGCAAGCTATCTGATAAATATGGAAGAAAACGGCTGTTTGTTACCGAAATAGCCCTCTTTGGAGTGGGCTCATTACTGGTTGCCATCAGTCCGTCATTCCCTATTCTGCTTCTGTCCCGTTTTATTCAGGCTATTGGCGGCGGTGGTATATTTATCATTGGAAGTTCACACATACTGGCGACAATGCCAAAGGATAAGCAGGGAAAAGCACTTGGGATGCTTGGAGGAATGCACGGGCTATCGGCGATTATAGGCCCGAATCTCGGTGCGATCATTTTGAATGTTACCGGAACATGGCAGTGGATGTTTATGATTAATATTCCAATTGCTATTTTCCTGATTGTTGCAGGGGTCATCACAATACCGGAATCAAAATCGGCTACGGCAAATGCACTTGACTACAAGGGGATTCTCCTGCTCAGTTTCGCGATATTAGCAATGATGTATGGCATTACGGGAATGAACAACGAATCCAGCATCTTCATTCTTTTATTTATTGTTGTTGGGATATTGTTGTTTGCCGGTTTACTGTTCCACGAACATCAATTAGAGCAGCGCGGCGGAGACCCGATTCTAGCCTATTCATTACTTCGCACCCGTTTGTTCCAGGTTACACTTATTTTGGGTTTACTGTCAGGCGGTTTCCTGGCAGGGATTATCTTTATCCCGTCTTATGTTCAGCAGGTGTTGCAGGTACCGGTTGCAAATGCCGGTTACTGGCTGACACCAATGGCTGTTGCGTCCGGAATCGGTGCCGGTTTGGGCGGGGTCATGACTGACAAACAAGGTGCGGACAAAACGATCATCCTTTCCGGGGTTATTGGCTGTATCGGTTTCGTAATGTTTCCGTTTTTTGTAACAGGATTTTGGACCTTTTCGATTGCAAGTGTATTAGCAGGTGTTGGATTGGGTATTTTGCTTGGCGCACCGCTGAACGTACTTGCGGGCGAAAGTGCGCGGGAAAATGAACAAGGTTCCGCACTTGGGACATTGTCACTGACACGACAAATCGGACTTACCTTGTTTCCTGCGTTATACGCGGCATTCATAGCAGGAGGGTTTTCCAAAGCGGAAACATTAATCCAAAATACATACGGCGATAAAGTGTCAGCAGATCTTACTGGCAGCAATTACAATGACCTTGCCGAAAAAATAACGCGGATTGCGGATCCCGACATACAGCATAAACTGTCAGAAATGCTTTCGAATGCAATTCAAGCCGGATTTGATCGTTTATTTTTAACGGCAGGTGCTTTGTCAATACTCGTTTTTGCTACTGGAATGTTTTTGGTTACAAAAGGCAAATCTTTTTACAAAACGCGCTCATAG
- a CDS encoding LysM peptidoglycan-binding and 3D domain-containing protein — MKKMVAAIATSIIIAGATVTTASAAEYKVEKGDTLWQIAQEYDTTVDELKEANDLKSTVIHPKQKLMINELYKVKKGDTLYGIGKENNVSVDDLMAWNGLESYVIVPGQTLELSGENQAQDASAPAEDKEQSSEAADEKAADNSSASESTTEENTAEAAETTQQNNEQPQGKTITVSSTAYTADCAGCSGVTATGVDLNANPNAKVIAVDPNVIPLGTKVYVEGYGYATAADTGGAIQGNKIDVYVPTKSEAYDWGRRTVDVTIVE, encoded by the coding sequence ATGAAGAAAATGGTAGCCGCAATTGCTACTAGTATCATTATTGCTGGCGCAACTGTAACTACTGCATCGGCAGCAGAGTATAAAGTAGAAAAAGGAGATACTCTTTGGCAAATTGCTCAGGAGTATGACACAACTGTCGACGAATTAAAAGAAGCAAATGACCTAAAATCAACTGTTATACATCCAAAACAAAAATTAATGATAAATGAATTGTACAAAGTTAAGAAAGGCGACACACTTTACGGCATTGGAAAAGAAAACAATGTATCTGTTGATGATTTAATGGCTTGGAACGGCCTTGAATCATATGTAATTGTACCTGGACAGACACTCGAGCTAAGTGGTGAAAACCAGGCACAAGATGCATCCGCACCTGCAGAGGATAAAGAACAAAGCTCTGAGGCAGCTGATGAGAAGGCTGCAGATAACAGTAGTGCAAGTGAATCAACAACTGAAGAAAATACTGCAGAAGCAGCCGAAACTACACAACAGAATAATGAGCAGCCACAAGGTAAAACAATTACAGTATCTTCAACAGCTTATACTGCTGATTGCGCGGGATGCTCTGGTGTAACTGCAACAGGTGTGGATCTGAATGCTAATCCAAATGCAAAAGTGATTGCAGTTGACCCTAATGTTATTCCTTTAGGTACTAAAGTATATGTAGAAGGCTATGGTTATGCTACTGCTGCTGATACCGGCGGTGCAATCCAAGGCAACAAAATAGATGTTTATGTCCCAACAAAAAGTGAAGCATATGACTGGGGCAGACGTACAGTTGATGTAACAATCGTAGAATAA
- a CDS encoding peptide ABC transporter substrate-binding protein, whose product MSKGKFKWSFVAALLLALGMVLAACSGGDSGESGSDSSSGGDDGEKSSASKELAGEQVLHFVRGSDLPSVDISVATDTTSAEVIQRTHPGLITFKNKEMVPEMAKDMPEVSKDGLTYTFKLRENLKWSNGDPLTASDFVYAWQRLIDPDTKSEYAYIMGVANVKNADKIMNEDSDIYGKVEKLGVKAVDKHTLQVQLESPIPFFTSLLSFNKFGPLNEDFVKKQGDKFAKEPENLLTVGPYKLTKWDHGVGWTLEKYKDYYAADEVNITKATFKVVKEKNTQLSLYKSDEIQMDGLSAEQVNAWKDKPDFQQVPKNCVFYWTLNANNVPEFKNEKLRKAMSMVIDRKGLTNVLLNNGSIPAQYIVPKGLATGPDGKDFREGVEDYLPGGVEEAKGLWKEAKKELGIDTLEVEYATTDGDTSAQMGEYMANQLEQLKGLKVTIKKLPWNAYLEYTQNDKQEIGAGSGWCPDYKDPMTFLGYWYSGNPNTDGVGLERPKYDKLVEKARELAKQQKPEERWAALKEAEKLLIEKAYTIPTYQAGAAIVIKPYVEGIVPQSFGIEYYFREAKVYKH is encoded by the coding sequence ATGAGCAAGGGGAAATTTAAGTGGTCATTTGTTGCTGCTTTGTTGTTAGCGCTCGGTATGGTGCTTGCAGCATGTAGCGGCGGTGATTCCGGCGAGAGTGGATCTGACAGTTCTTCCGGCGGCGATGATGGTGAAAAGTCATCCGCAAGCAAAGAATTGGCGGGAGAACAAGTATTGCATTTTGTCCGTGGGTCTGATTTACCATCAGTTGATATTTCTGTCGCAACTGATACAACTTCTGCGGAGGTTATTCAAAGGACTCACCCAGGTCTAATAACATTTAAGAATAAAGAAATGGTGCCTGAAATGGCGAAAGATATGCCTGAGGTTAGTAAAGACGGTTTAACATACACGTTTAAATTACGTGAAAACCTTAAATGGTCTAACGGAGATCCATTGACTGCAAGTGACTTTGTATATGCTTGGCAACGGTTGATTGATCCTGACACAAAATCTGAATATGCTTACATTATGGGCGTTGCAAATGTTAAAAACGCCGACAAGATCATGAATGAGGATAGTGATATTTACGGCAAGGTAGAAAAGCTGGGCGTTAAAGCAGTTGATAAACATACATTGCAGGTACAATTGGAATCACCAATCCCGTTCTTTACAAGTTTATTGTCATTTAATAAGTTTGGTCCGTTAAATGAAGACTTCGTTAAAAAGCAAGGTGACAAGTTTGCGAAAGAACCTGAAAACTTGCTAACCGTTGGACCATATAAACTTACAAAATGGGATCACGGTGTTGGTTGGACACTGGAAAAATATAAAGATTACTATGCAGCAGATGAAGTTAATATTACAAAAGCAACATTTAAAGTGGTAAAGGAAAAGAATACTCAGTTGAGTCTTTACAAATCAGATGAAATTCAAATGGATGGACTGTCTGCAGAGCAGGTAAATGCCTGGAAAGATAAACCTGATTTCCAGCAGGTACCTAAAAACTGTGTATTCTACTGGACTTTGAATGCGAATAATGTACCTGAATTTAAAAATGAAAAACTTCGTAAGGCCATGTCCATGGTTATTGACCGAAAAGGTTTAACAAATGTATTGCTGAACAATGGTTCTATTCCAGCTCAATACATCGTACCTAAAGGTCTTGCAACTGGGCCGGATGGAAAAGACTTCCGTGAAGGTGTAGAAGATTATCTCCCTGGCGGAGTAGAGGAAGCAAAAGGACTTTGGAAAGAAGCGAAGAAAGAACTGGGAATAGACACACTTGAAGTTGAATATGCAACTACAGATGGTGATACATCCGCACAAATGGGTGAATACATGGCGAACCAGCTTGAACAGCTGAAAGGTTTGAAAGTTACCATCAAGAAATTGCCTTGGAACGCATACCTTGAGTATACTCAAAATGATAAGCAGGAAATTGGTGCAGGTTCCGGTTGGTGCCCTGACTACAAGGATCCAATGACATTCTTAGGCTACTGGTATTCAGGTAACCCGAATACAGATGGTGTAGGCCTTGAAAGACCAAAGTATGATAAGCTGGTTGAAAAGGCACGCGAACTTGCTAAACAACAAAAACCGGAAGAACGTTGGGCAGCACTGAAAGAAGCAGAAAAACTTCTGATTGAAAAAGCTTACACTATCCCAACGTATCAGGCGGGTGCAGCGATTGTAATTAAGCCTTATGTGGAAGGTATAGTACCTCAAAGTTTCGGTATTGAATACTACTTTAGAGAGGCTAAAGTTTACAAACATTAA